One region of Candidatus Hydrogenedentota bacterium genomic DNA includes:
- a CDS encoding GntR family transcriptional regulator: MLEWINPESDIAVFVQIENEVRFAIASGALKGGDKLPPVRAVAERLKLNPNTVAKAYRDLEITGLVYSRRGMGIFVRDGVAAKCKSDCHEDIAQKMHTVIAEAKAAGLKESDIRNLTKACFAAKAAPYATAPRSVLAALKGK, encoded by the coding sequence ATGCTGGAATGGATCAATCCCGAGAGCGACATCGCCGTATTCGTGCAAATCGAAAACGAGGTGCGCTTTGCGATCGCCTCGGGAGCCCTCAAGGGCGGCGACAAGCTGCCGCCCGTGCGCGCCGTGGCGGAACGCCTCAAACTGAATCCCAATACCGTGGCGAAGGCCTACCGCGATCTTGAGATCACCGGTCTGGTCTACTCGCGCCGCGGCATGGGCATCTTCGTCCGCGATGGCGTCGCCGCCAAGTGCAAGTCGGATTGCCACGAGGACATCGCGCAGAAGATGCACACGGTAATCGCCGAAGCGAAGGCGGCGGGCTTGAAGGAATCCGATATCCGGAACCTGACCAAAGCCTGCTTCGCCGCCAAGGCCGCGCCCTACGCAACGGCGCCCCGGAGCGTGCTGGCCGCGCTCAAGGGCAAATAA
- the glpK gene encoding glycerol kinase GlpK, protein MRYVLALDQGTTSSRALLFGPDGQIAGVAQTEFTQHYPRPGWVEHDPEEIWRTQLDVARKVLEEQGLAAGDIAAIGITNQRETAVVWDRATGKPLGNAIVWQDRRTASHCDRLREEGHARLFQEKTGLVLDAYFSGTKLAWILENTEGARERAEADELAFGTVDSWLVWNLTGGRLHLTDASNASRTLLFNIHTGAWDDEILEVLNIPRSMLPEVCDSSAVYGETDADLLGAPIPVAGIAGDQHAALFGQQCIEPGMAKNTYGTGCFVLMHTGADAVASKNNLLTTVAWRLNGRLEYALEGSIFIAGAAVQWLRDELGIFQAAPDVEALAASVPDNGGVYFVPAFVGLGAPHWDQYARGAILGLTRGSNKAHIARAALESIAFQAADVLEAMEADAGRPVAELRVDGGAAANDLLMQIQADLLQAPVVRAQVFETTALGAAYLAGLATGFWKDRETIAAQWQAAGRFEPQMKPADRDALHAGWRKALERAKHWEDG, encoded by the coding sequence ATGCGCTACGTACTCGCATTGGATCAGGGCACCACCAGCTCGCGCGCGCTGCTCTTTGGCCCGGACGGCCAGATTGCGGGTGTCGCCCAGACGGAATTCACGCAGCACTATCCCCGCCCGGGCTGGGTGGAGCACGATCCGGAAGAGATCTGGCGCACCCAGCTGGATGTCGCGCGGAAGGTCCTTGAGGAACAGGGGCTTGCCGCCGGGGATATCGCCGCGATCGGCATTACCAACCAGCGGGAGACGGCGGTCGTCTGGGATCGCGCGACCGGGAAGCCGCTGGGCAACGCCATTGTCTGGCAGGACCGCCGGACCGCGAGCCACTGCGACCGATTGCGCGAGGAGGGCCACGCCCGGCTGTTTCAGGAGAAGACCGGCCTTGTGCTCGACGCCTATTTCTCCGGCACGAAGCTCGCCTGGATCCTCGAAAACACCGAGGGTGCGCGGGAACGCGCCGAAGCCGACGAGCTCGCCTTCGGGACGGTCGATTCGTGGCTCGTGTGGAACCTGACCGGCGGGCGCCTGCACCTCACCGACGCCTCGAACGCCAGCCGGACCCTGCTCTTCAATATCCACACCGGCGCGTGGGACGATGAGATCCTCGAAGTGCTGAACATCCCGCGATCCATGCTGCCCGAGGTGTGCGATTCCAGCGCGGTGTACGGCGAGACCGATGCCGACCTGCTCGGCGCGCCCATTCCCGTCGCCGGCATCGCGGGCGACCAGCACGCCGCGCTCTTCGGCCAGCAGTGCATCGAGCCCGGCATGGCGAAGAACACCTACGGCACCGGCTGCTTCGTGCTGATGCACACCGGCGCCGATGCGGTCGCCTCGAAGAACAACCTGCTGACGACGGTCGCCTGGCGCCTGAACGGCCGGCTCGAATACGCCCTTGAGGGCAGTATTTTCATCGCGGGGGCCGCCGTGCAGTGGCTGCGCGACGAGCTGGGCATCTTTCAGGCCGCGCCCGATGTCGAGGCGCTGGCCGCGTCCGTGCCCGACAACGGCGGGGTCTACTTCGTGCCGGCCTTCGTCGGTCTCGGCGCGCCCCACTGGGACCAGTACGCCCGGGGGGCCATCCTCGGCCTCACGCGCGGGTCCAACAAGGCCCACATCGCCCGCGCCGCCCTGGAGAGTATCGCCTTCCAGGCCGCCGACGTGCTGGAGGCCATGGAAGCCGATGCGGGGCGGCCCGTCGCGGAGCTGCGGGTGGACGGCGGCGCCGCCGCCAACGATTTGCTCATGCAGATTCAGGCGGACCTGCTCCAGGCGCCGGTTGTGCGCGCGCAGGTCTTCGAGACGACCGCCCTGGGGGCGGCCTACCTCGCCGGGCTCGCGACCGGATTCTGGAAGGATCGGGAAACCATCGCCGCGCAGTGGCAGGCGGCGGGCCGTTTCGAACCCCAAATGAAA